Sequence from the Candidatus Margulisiibacteriota bacterium genome:
TTCAGCCGCCAGCACGCCGCCGACCACTTCCGGGCGGTGATTTAATTTTTTTTCGGCTGGAATATTCAGCACAGAGCCGCAGGCGCCAGCTTTAGGGTCGGCGGCGGCGTAGATCACACGCGGTATTCTGGCCAGCGCTATCGCGCCAGCGCACATCGCGCAGGGCTCCAGCGTGACGTAGAGAGCGCAGTCCAGCAAACGCCAGCTGCCCAGGCCGCGCGCGGCACGCCGTATGGCCGCAATCTCCGCGTGCTGGCACGGATCCTGTTTTTTCTCCCGTTCATTCCAGCCGCGCGCGATAATGCGCCCGCTTTTGACAATGACCGCCCCGACCGGTACGTCTCCATTTTGCCAGGCCTTCCGCGCCTGCTTTAAAGCCTCGCGCATGAAATATTCGGCGTCTTTATTATTTGGCATTTACAAAATAATAGCATAAACTTTTAGCATGAAAATCTCGGTGCTTTTGCCCGCTTATAACGCCGCGCCGTATCTGCCGCTGACGCTCGACGCGCTGGCCGGCCAAACTTTTCGGGATTTTGAAATCGTCTTTGTGGACGACTGCTCGACCGACGGTACGCTGGCGATTATGCAAAACAACGCCGCCAGATTTCCGGCCGCGCAGATCATGCACAATAAAACCAATCAAAAATTGGCGCGCGCCTTGAATATCGGCCTGCGGCGCTGTCAGGGCGAGTATATTTTCCGCCTTGACGCCGACGATCTGCTAACGCCGGACGCTCTGGAAAAAATGCTGAAAACCCTGGCGCAAAATCCGCAGGCCAACGGCGTGGTCTGCGACCGCCTGCACATCGACGCGGCAGGCCGCCCGCAGCGGATGTCTTTGACGCTGACGGAGAATTATTATCTCCAGAAAAACATTTTGTTCCGCACGGCTTTCGGCGGCCAGCCCTGCCTGATCCGCAAAGACATTTGGTCGGCCGCGGGGCTGTTCAATGCAGATCTGCGTTTCTGGGAAGATTACGCAATGGGCTTGAAAATGGCGCGGCATATTCATATCGTCGGCGTGCCGGAGCGTTTGTACCTTTACCGCGAATACGCCGGCAATATGACCAGCCGGAGCCGTCAGGACAAAACCGCGCAGGCGCGCGCGTATATTCAAAATCTGAAAAACACGCTGTTTACGCCGGCCGATTACAGCAACGCCTGGGAACAGGTCAAGCGGCATAAAGACCTGCTGTTTGATTTCGCGGCGGAGCGCAATCAAAAATACGCCAACATTATTCTGCGCTGTGCTCTGCATCTGGCCGCGCTGGGCCGCCGGTCAGACGCGCTCGCCGAGTTAAAAAAAGCCGAATA
This genomic interval carries:
- the tadA gene encoding tRNA adenosine(34) deaminase TadA, producing MPNNKDAEYFMREALKQARKAWQNGDVPVGAVIVKSGRIIARGWNEREKKQDPCQHAEIAAIRRAARGLGSWRLLDCALYVTLEPCAMCAGAIALARIPRVIYAAADPKAGACGSVLNIPAEKKLNHRPEVVGGVLAAE
- a CDS encoding glycosyltransferase yields the protein MKISVLLPAYNAAPYLPLTLDALAGQTFRDFEIVFVDDCSTDGTLAIMQNNAARFPAAQIMHNKTNQKLARALNIGLRRCQGEYIFRLDADDLLTPDALEKMLKTLAQNPQANGVVCDRLHIDAAGRPQRMSLTLTENYYLQKNILFRTAFGGQPCLIRKDIWSAAGLFNADLRFWEDYAMGLKMARHIHIVGVPERLYLYREYAGNMTSRSRQDKTAQARAYIQNLKNTLFTPADYSNAWEQVKRHKDLLFDFAAERNQKYANIILRCALHLAALGRRSDALAELKKAEYLAPQINYSAFAFLLKLGFKNLDKFRVNMNCWFNYAYDDHHVIPLQKQAAAVPVAA